The Triticum urartu cultivar G1812 unplaced genomic scaffold, Tu2.1 TuUngrouped_contig_7879, whole genome shotgun sequence nucleotide sequence ACATATACACCACATCGACTACACATTTTCATACATGAATGACATATACAACACACCGACTGCACATTTTCTTGCTATATATTAGAAGCCTCTTCAGATTTAAAGGTTTGTAACGGACATAATAAATTAACCAAAAACCGAATTACGAAGGTCAAAGTTCTTGAATTACAGACCAAAAAACAAGCAAACAAAGGATAAATAGAGGATTGCCAGGGTCTAAGAGAGATCAATTGCAATACACTTTCACTCCATTTTTCACTCAGTAGTAGCATGATTGAATAAgaagttcaaaactggtgcagtAGCACTTTCACTCCATTTTTCCTTTCAGTATCGTTGGACACGAGCTCCTTGAGAAAGCTTGCGCGGTCAGTAGCACATTGGTCCTGCAATTGTGTCGACGTGGAGAAGGAGCCTCCAAGTCAGCCCACAGCTGGGTAACTTCTCTGCATTACAACAAATCAAAAGCAGTAAATGTACACATTTTGGACATACAAGCATAATGGAAATTTGTAGAAATAACATGGTGTATCCTGATACAAAGTACTGGTGCTTTTGGAATTTTCGAACAGAGAAAAGAATTGCAGGCGGCTCAAGTGTCAAGAGCAGAAGAGCATGGGCTCACCGGGGAAGGAGGTAGACAGACGACAGTGGTTAGCCCAACGCCTGGCTTGCCGACATGCTTCAGTTCGGGCTGGATTCATCAAAGATGTCAAGATTATAAGCACTGTAAGAACAACCAAGATTGAGAGAATACACTAAGCACCATGTCTAATTCTTATGTTAGTGGTTGGTCCAATAAAATTACGAGGTCAATGCTTCCATAGAGGTAACAAGATGCAAGCTTAGTTCTTAGGTTACAATTTTGTAGATACTAGTACTGCTACCAGCATTTAGAAATACTATTGAACTTGAACTTGTGGTCTATCGAGATCTAAACTGATTGTGTTACAAGCACTAACACAAAATCTAATGAAACCAGTATAAGTACATGTTAGAAAGATAATCAAGTCCAGGTATATTAATTGGGATAAGTTCAACAAGAAACTTCTAAAACATTTGTATTAAAAAGATGTGTACTACATAACATCTGGTGAGGAGGACCAGACTATTGAGAAATTAAGTACTTTTAACTCGTTCTAATCTAGAGTAGCCTGGAAAGAAACAACATATGTGTTGCATCAGTTTATGCACTAATACATCATTAGTTCATAACCAAAAGTATGGATTTCACATCCTGGAAACCTTTGCAATTGACATGGGGATGCTTCCATATGCACCTTCGATCATGCACCAAGACATTTCATTTTATGTTTTTTTATAGTAGAACAAATACTAATTTTTATGCCAAGTAAGTTCAAACAGAACAGAAGTGGGGGTTCATTCGTAAGAATAGAAAAGAACACATGCTTCTTTTTATCCATACAGGCATAACACCTGTTGTGCTACAGGAAGAACATGGGAACAAGGAGGAAATTGGACTTGTAGTTGTTAAGTAGGTGAACTGAAAAGCATACAAAACATACACTGAAGAGCGGGATCCGGCCGGTGACGTTGCGGCGGGCCGTCTCCACACACACGGCCACACCCCACCGCGCCCCAATCTCCACCTCGCGCGAACTGAATGAAATTTATAAATTGAACCGAACTGAAAGCAGAATTTGTACATCATGTGTACATCAAGAAATAAACTTGAGGAGTGCCAACTACTAAACAAAAAGTTTGGTATATTGAGCTTAGAGATCGTATATTGGTGAACTTTTTCTCCCTACAGAATCGTTAATCAAATAGATGTACTGTTCGCAAGGTTTTATCAACATGATAAGTAGTAGCAGTACTACTCCAGGTGGCAAAGTAGTAGCGGAACAAAAGAAGGCCACCATCAACAGTGAGTACTACCGCGACACCTAAACTATGTGTTGGCCACACTTGCTTTACATAGTACTACAagatttttttgaaaaaaagtaCTAAAAGATTTGTGAACACGAGAGCATACAGAAGTTGTACTGAGGGAGTAATTGATAAGAAAAAATCGTATGCTAGAACGTAAACCTGGAAAGGGAAAAATAAGAGCAAGAGATAAATCTTGAAGGCAAGCACTTCATGATGGCGTAtacttaagttattttatttattttttgaacTGGTATTTTTCCAACATTGAACTGATGTATTCTTTTGTAGTTGAACTAGTTTTTCTGTCGATGAAGGGAAAAATGACATAAGCAAGCAGAACCATGCTTTTTTAACCTCCTTTAGTGCTTTTTTGGGAGGAACTGAATCCAACAAAACATGTGCAGAACATTTTTCAAAAGCATCTAAGTGCCACAAACCAAAACAACAATGTAAAGCTATGAAAATCCCATCTTATACCTGCGAACCACCATGAGATACAAAACCAGCAGCAATGAAAACCACTGATCTTCATTTGTTTTTGTTGGACACGCACTGATCTTCATTTGTTTTTGTTTATTATGAACTGATGTACTGACTGTATATGTTGATGCATATATAAAATGCATATGAAGTGTGTTTTGATGATACAATACATGTTGAAATGCTAGATTAGAtcaaatttggaaaatttcacaACCAGAAAATGTGATTTTTCGTAACTTTTTTCTACACAAAGTATGTTCGCCGGCAACATTTGCATCACAAAGAAATTGAAGCAGTAGTAAACATGAACACAGAcagtgtgtgtgagagagagagcacacaagGGAGAAGATTACCATCCTTGCATCACCGAGTGAAAGCACCTTGGTGGAAGAAAGTTGAAGCCGACAACCATGTACTGCTGCTCGCGACGAACTCGACCTCCCTGATGCCATGGGGTTGGACTGAACACATCTCGACTGTGCATGCAGAGACTACAATTTACACACCCATTGCTCAGATTGCAACACATAGTTACATATTACATTTAGGTGATATCTCTGTACTTGCAAAGTTATTAAAGGTGAACTATAGCAAATGTTTATAGTCCAAGTGTCCATATAAAGATTATCTTTTTACTTAAAAAGTTATCCGCAAATTCTCTAGTGGACCTATCATTATTGTCAAAAATAATCAACATGAATGATCTCCACCAGTCACCAATTTACTCAAACCATCCACACTCATATGAGCTTTCCATTCAAGATTTCCTGTCCTATCTTCTTCTAAACAAATTGAGAACTTGAACCACATATTTTTGGAAGCTATACTGAAATGCTAGCACATATACTACTTTACAGTAAGTAGCTTTCAAACAAAACATAATTGAAAGTTGCAAGAATTTGAATAGGAGGCAGTCCAACTCAGCTGCATGCATAAGGTCTTCAGAGCATCAGAACAAGTATAGGCAGCTGCAAGCATAAGGTCAACCAGAGTATCAGAATAAGTACAGTCAGCTTCAAACAAATTTTGAGAGATTGAGGAAGTACAGGGGGGATGCCGGACCTGGAACAGGAGCTAACAGCCGAACCGAATATAGGGGCGGAGCACGGGGGTGGCCTACACATGATTCATTGAGCGACCGGAGGTGGAGCTAGAAGTTGGACTGCAAAACCATGGAAAAGCTCGATTCCGTCAAGCACAGACAGGTGAGCGAAGCCGGGAGCGGACGGTCGGTGACGGGACTTGAGCTCAGAGGGCCGCACGAGGCACGTCATGCTGCAGAAGGTAGGAGGCAGTGGTCGCGGCGCCTCCCTCAGAGATGGTCGACGCGCGAGATTTATGCCATGTCCTGAGCCTCGAGTGCCTCGCGCCGGGCTGGGCCGCTATGCTTCACCGGCAGGAGGTGAGGTGCGGGGAGAGGGCGCGAGCGTCACCGAGACTGATAGGAGGAAGCGGGGGCGTGGCTCAGGTAGGTGGCGTGTTTGGGCGCCGGGGACGGCAGGATCGAAGGCGCGCTGGGGATTAGGGAAGGAGGTGGCTGAAATCGTGGTGGCGGCGGGGGGAGGTGACGGGAGGCGCGTTGGTCGGGGGAGAGGTGAGCAGAGGTACGACCGCAGGGGGAAGGTGGCCGGAGGCGTGGCTGCCGGGGGGCACGATGGTACTCGGGGTCAGGGTGGGTTGACCCGATCCAGATTCATTTTTTGTTCGCGTACCGGTGGAGAAAAACGCAgccccctatatatatatatatacccttCTTAAACTGATGAATTCAAGCGGTTGAACTGATGAAATTCGAGCGGTCAAACTGATGCTTTCTGTTGGTGTTAAAAATCGTCTTCTTTAGTTcaatttttttgtaattttttttGTTGAAATGGAGCGTGTaatatatcgttggaaagctcttgacatccaCATTACAGTCCTATAAAAAAAAAATTATGATTTAAGAGCAATTTTGAAAAAAACCGTTTCATAACTGAAAACACGAATCGTATTTTGGACTTAATTTTCAAACGGTTTGTCGGAATTGAGCAAATGagatggcgttggaaagcttgtgAAAATCCGCATCTTCCATATATCTATTGTTTTTCCAAATTCTATATGATATAAAAGTAATTTGAAAAACAGTGAAATTCTGGGCGAAATGTTTTTCACtgttttttgcaaacggtttgtCGGATTGACGCacatgatatggcgttggaaagctagGAAAATGTGCAACTTTTGCGTAtagaaagttttttctaattccTTACAGTTTAAAAACAAATTTGAATACAGTCAAAGTTGATTTCGAACGCGGTTTTTTTTAAAGTTTGTCGAAATGGgacaaataatataccgttggaaagtTATCGAAAATGTGAAACTTAGTCGTGTTGAATgttttctcaaattcacaaccgTTGAGGAGTAATTTGGAATACGGTGGGACACGTCGTGCTGTTTTTCGTCAGAAAAAACAGAGTAATTGTACTGATCTACTTGTGCGTTTGTAGTGATGTATTTTTTCATAGAGTAATTTTGAGAGGTTCCAAAAAAAGAGTACTTGAACGGATGTCCGTATGGTTTTGTACTCTGCGTATTTTCACATACTAGACTTTACTATGTTCTTTCTGTATGGTTATCCTCGTAACTTTTCAACGGTTCATGGTATTATCGTCCCCGAACTTGCATGATTTATATCGTTGAACTGAATGATTTTCTAAAAGAAAATGTTTAGGGGTTGATCACTTGAACTCGTACTGATCTCCTTATGAGTTTGTACTGAGCAAGTTTCTATAGACTAGAATTTACTCTATTTTTTGGGTACGGTTTTCTTCATAACTTTTCAACGGTTTATGATATCATCGTCCCTGAACTTGCGCATGGTATACATCGTTGAACTGAATGacatttttttcaaaaagaaaagttTTGTGTGTCTTTTTTTAACTCAGCATCTTTTTTTTCAACGGTGCTTTGGACTTCTCTCAATTTACTACTTGAACTTTTACCATTTTTGATTTTCCATGGGTTTCTTTTTTGTTTGAGCCTTTTTTCCCAACCTCATCTAGGATGTCATGTTGAACTTACAACCTTTTTTAATTATGAACTTATTGTGCTTTTACAATGCCAAAGCTAGCAAGTAGTAGGACATTCACCCAACTTTTTTAATCCAAACTGATTATTCTCTTTAATTTGAACTGATCATTCATTTTTCAGAATTCAATCTAATCATGGCTTTTACTTCAAACTGATTTTTAAATTCAAACTAaccatttttttcattttgaacTGATCATTGTTTTAAATTTGTACCGATTAATTGTTTTTTATGTAAACCATTTCTTTCATTCTTGCATGCACAGCAAACGGTCATGTATACCTTCTATGAAGAAGTAACAATCATATCATCATAGACAGAAAATTTTCCACATATAGTACATGTACATGAATGACATATACAACACACCAGCTCCACATTAGATGAATGACATATACACCACACCGACTGCACATTTTCAT carries:
- the LOC125531697 gene encoding uncharacterized protein LOC125531697 isoform X1 — translated: MCCNLSNGCVNCSLCMHSRDVFSPTPWHQGGRVRREQQYMVVGFNFLPPRCFHSVMQGCSREVEIGARWGVAVCVETARRNVTGRIPLFSPELKHVGKPGVGLTTVVCLPPSPCREVTQLWADLEAPSPRRHNCRTNVLLTAQAFSRSSCPTILKGKME
- the LOC125531697 gene encoding uncharacterized protein LOC125531697 isoform X4, whose protein sequence is MASGRSSSSRAAVHGCRLQLSSTKVLSLGDARMFARGGDWGAVGCGRVCGDGPPQRHRPDPALQLLIILTSLMNPARTEACRQARRWANHCRLSTSFPEKLPSCGLTWRLLLHVDTIAGPMCY
- the LOC125531697 gene encoding uncharacterized protein LOC125531697 isoform X2 translates to MCCNLSNGCVNCSLCMHSRDVFSPTPWHQGGRVRREQQYMVVGFNFLPPRCFHSVMQGCSVQFINFIQFARGGDWGAVGCGRVCGDGPPQRHRPDPALQLLIILTSLMNPARTEACRQARRWANHCRLSTSFPEKLPSCGLTWRLLLHVDTIAGPMCY
- the LOC125531697 gene encoding uncharacterized protein LOC125531697 isoform X3: MCCNLSNGCVNCSLCMHSRDVFSPTPWHQGGRVRREQQYMVVGFNFLPPRCFHSVMQGCSVQFINFIQFARGGDWGAVGCGRVCGDGPPQRHRPDPALQSRTEACRQARRWANHCRLSTSFPEKLPSCGLTWRLLLHVDTIAGPMCY
- the LOC125531697 gene encoding uncharacterized protein LOC125531697 isoform X5, encoding MCCNLSNGCVNCSLCMHSRDVFSPTPWHQGGRVRREQQYMVVGFNFLPPRCFHSVMQGCSREVEIGARWGVAVCVETARRNVTGRIPLFSPELKHVGKPGVGLTTVVCLPPSPRSYPAVG